In a genomic window of Streptomyces sp. SJL17-4:
- the rplX gene encoding 50S ribosomal protein L24 has translation MKIKKGDLVQVITGKDKGKQGKVITAFPRENRVLVEGVNRVKKHTKAGPSQAGGIVTTEAPVHVSNVQLVVEKDGKKVVTRVGYRFDDEGNKIRVAKRTGEDI, from the coding sequence ATGAAGATCAAGAAGGGCGACCTGGTCCAGGTCATCACCGGTAAGGACAAGGGCAAGCAGGGCAAGGTCATCACGGCCTTCCCCCGTGAGAACCGCGTCCTCGTCGAGGGTGTCAACCGGGTCAAGAAGCACACCAAGGCCGGCCCGTCGCAGGCCGGTGGCATCGTCACGACCGAGGCTCCGGTCCACGTCTCCAACGTCCAGCTGGTCGTGGAGAAGGACGGCAAGAAGGTCGTCACGCGTGTCGGCTACCGCTTCGACGACGAGGGCAACAAGATCCGCGTTGCCAAGCGGACGGGTGAGGACATCTGA
- the rplN gene encoding 50S ribosomal protein L14 → MIQQESRLRVADNTGAKEILCIRVLGGSGRRYAGIGDVIVATVKDAIPGGNVKKGDVVKAVIVRTVKERRRQDGSYIRFDENAAVILKNDGDPRGTRIFGPVGRELREKKFMKIISLAPEVL, encoded by the coding sequence GTGATCCAGCAGGAGTCGCGACTGCGTGTCGCCGACAACACTGGTGCCAAGGAGATCCTTTGCATCCGTGTTCTCGGTGGCTCGGGTCGCCGCTACGCGGGCATCGGTGACGTCATCGTCGCCACCGTCAAGGACGCGATCCCCGGTGGCAACGTGAAGAAGGGTGACGTCGTCAAGGCGGTCATCGTTCGCACCGTCAAGGAGCGCCGCCGCCAGGACGGCTCGTACATCCGCTTCGACGAGAACGCCGCTGTCATTCTCAAGAACGACGGCGACCCTCGTGGCACCCGTATCTTCGGCCCGGTGGGCCGTGAGCTGCGCGAGAAGAAGTTCATGAAGATCATCTCGCTCGCGCCGGAGGTGCTGTAA
- the rpsQ gene encoding 30S ribosomal protein S17 — translation MSESNVTEKTERNARKVREGLVVSDKMDKTVVVAVEDRVKHALYGKVIRRTNKLKAHDEQNAAGIGDRVLLMETRKLSATKHWRVIEILEKAK, via the coding sequence ATGAGCGAGAGCAACGTGACTGAGAAGACCGAGCGCAACGCCCGCAAGGTCCGTGAGGGCCTGGTCGTCAGCGACAAGATGGACAAGACCGTCGTCGTCGCCGTCGAGGACCGCGTCAAGCACGCGCTGTACGGCAAGGTCATCCGCCGTACGAACAAGCTCAAGGCTCATGACGAGCAGAACGCTGCCGGCATCGGCGACCGCGTCCTCCTGATGGAGACCCGGAAGCTGTCCGCCACGAAGCACTGGCGCGTCATCGAGATCCTCGAGAAGGCCAAGTAA
- the rpmC gene encoding 50S ribosomal protein L29, giving the protein MSAGTKASELRELGNEELLNKLREAKEELFNLRFQAATGQLENHGRLKSVRKDIARIYTLMRERELGIETVESA; this is encoded by the coding sequence ATGTCGGCCGGTACCAAGGCGTCCGAGCTGCGCGAGCTGGGCAACGAGGAGCTTCTCAACAAGCTCCGCGAGGCCAAGGAAGAGCTGTTCAACCTCCGCTTCCAGGCGGCGACCGGTCAGCTCGAGAACCACGGGCGGCTCAAGTCCGTCCGCAAGGACATCGCGCGGATCTACACCCTGATGCGTGAGCGCGAGCTGGGCATCGAGACGGTGGAGAGCGCCTGA
- the rplP gene encoding 50S ribosomal protein L16, which produces MLIPRRVKHRKQHHPKRSGMSKGGTQVAFGEYGIQALTPAYVTNRQIEAARIAMTRHIKRGGKVWINIYPDRPLTKKPAETRMGSGKGSPEWWIANVKPGRVMFELSYPNEKIAREALTRAAHKLPMKCKIVKREAGEL; this is translated from the coding sequence ATGCTGATCCCCCGTAGGGTCAAGCACCGCAAGCAGCACCACCCCAAGCGCTCGGGTATGAGCAAGGGTGGTACGCAGGTTGCGTTCGGCGAGTACGGCATTCAGGCCCTCACGCCGGCGTACGTGACCAACCGCCAGATCGAGGCGGCTCGTATCGCGATGACCCGCCACATCAAGCGTGGCGGCAAGGTCTGGATCAACATCTACCCGGACCGCCCGCTGACGAAGAAGCCCGCCGAAACCCGCATGGGTTCCGGTAAGGGTTCTCCGGAGTGGTGGATCGCGAACGTCAAGCCGGGTCGGGTGATGTTCGAACTGTCCTACCCGAACGAGAAGATCGCGCGCGAGGCCCTGACCCGTGCGGCCCACAAGCTGCCGATGAAGTGCAAGATCGTTAAGCGCGAAGCAGGTGAGCTGTGA
- the rpsC gene encoding 30S ribosomal protein S3, with the protein MGQKVNPHGFRLGITTDFKSRWYADKLYKDYVKEDVAIRRMMTSGMERAGISKVEIERTRDRVRVDIHTARPGIVIGRRGAEADRIRGDLEKLTGKQVQLNILEVKNPEMDAQLVAQAVAEQLSSRVSFRRAMRKSMQGTMKAGAKGIKIQCGGRLGGAEMSRSEFYREGRVPLHTLRANVDYGFFEAKTTFGRIGVKVWIYKGDVKNIAEVRAENAAARAGNRPARGAGAGDRPAGRGGRGGERGGRGRKPQQQSAPAAEAPKADAPAAAAAPAESTGTEA; encoded by the coding sequence ATGGGCCAGAAGGTTAACCCGCATGGGTTCCGGCTCGGCATCACCACGGACTTCAAGTCCCGCTGGTACGCCGACAAGCTGTACAAGGACTACGTCAAGGAAGACGTCGCCATCCGTCGGATGATGACGTCCGGCATGGAGCGCGCCGGCATCTCGAAGGTTGAGATCGAGCGCACCCGTGACCGCGTGCGGGTGGACATCCACACCGCGCGTCCCGGCATCGTCATCGGCCGCCGTGGCGCCGAGGCCGACCGCATCCGCGGCGACCTCGAGAAGCTCACGGGCAAGCAGGTCCAGCTGAACATCCTCGAGGTCAAGAACCCCGAGATGGACGCTCAGCTGGTTGCTCAGGCCGTTGCCGAGCAGCTCTCCTCCCGCGTCTCCTTCCGTCGCGCCATGCGTAAGAGCATGCAGGGCACGATGAAGGCCGGCGCCAAGGGCATCAAGATCCAGTGTGGCGGTCGTCTCGGCGGCGCCGAGATGTCCCGCTCGGAGTTCTACCGCGAGGGCCGCGTGCCCCTGCACACGCTCCGCGCGAACGTCGACTACGGCTTCTTCGAGGCCAAGACGACCTTCGGCCGCATCGGCGTGAAGGTCTGGATCTACAAGGGCGACGTCAAGAACATCGCCGAGGTCCGCGCCGAGAACGCTGCGGCCCGTGCGGGTAACCGCCCGGCCCGTGGTGCCGGCGCTGGCGACCGCCCGGCCGGCCGTGGTGGCCGCGGTGGCGAGCGTGGCGGCCGCGGCCGCAAGCCGCAGCAGCAGTCCGCGCCGGCTGCCGAGGCCCCCAAGGCCGACGCTCCCGCCGCCGCTGCCGCTCCGGCTGAGAGCACCGGAACGGAGGCCTGA
- the rplV gene encoding 50S ribosomal protein L22 has product MEARAQARYIRVTPMKARRVVDLIRGMDATEAQAVLRFAPQAASVPVGKVLDSAIANAAHNYDHTDASSLVISEAYVDEGPTLKRFRPRAQGRAYRIRKRTSHITVVVSSKEGTR; this is encoded by the coding sequence ATGGAAGCCAGGGCCCAGGCGCGGTACATCCGCGTCACGCCCATGAAGGCCCGCCGAGTGGTGGACCTTATCCGTGGCATGGACGCCACGGAGGCTCAGGCGGTCCTGCGTTTCGCCCCGCAGGCCGCGAGCGTGCCGGTTGGCAAGGTGCTGGACAGCGCCATCGCCAACGCTGCACACAACTACGACCACACGGACGCCTCTTCGCTGGTCATCAGCGAGGCGTACGTGGATGAGGGCCCGACCCTGAAGCGGTTCCGTCCGCGTGCTCAGGGCCGTGCCTACCGGATCCGTAAGCGGACCAGCCACATCACCGTGGTCGTCAGCAGCAAGGAAGGAACCCGGTAA
- the rpsS gene encoding 30S ribosomal protein S19, which yields MPRSLKKGPFVDGHLVKKVDVQNEAGTKNVIKTWSRRSMIIPAMLGHTIAVHNGKTHIPVFVTESMVGHKLGEFSPTRTFRGHVKDDRKSKRR from the coding sequence ATGCCGCGCAGTCTCAAGAAGGGACCCTTCGTCGACGGACACCTCGTAAAGAAGGTGGACGTACAGAACGAAGCCGGTACCAAGAACGTCATCAAGACCTGGTCCCGTCGCTCGATGATCATCCCGGCCATGCTCGGCCACACGATCGCGGTGCACAACGGCAAGACCCACATCCCGGTGTTTGTCACCGAGTCGATGGTCGGCCACAAGCTCGGCGAGTTCTCGCCGACGCGCACCTTCCGGGGTCACGTGAAGGACGACCGGAAGTCGAAGCGCCGCTAG
- the rplB gene encoding 50S ribosomal protein L2 codes for MGIRKYKPTTPGRRGSSVADFVEITRSTPEKSLVRPLHSKGGRNNTGRITVRHQGGGHKRAYRVIDFRRHDKDGVPAKVAHIEYDPNRTARIALLHYVDGEKRYIIAPKGLTQGDRVENGPGADIKPGNNLALRNIPVGTTIHAIEIRPGGGAKFARSAGASVQLLAKEGTMAHLRMPSGEIRLVDARCRATIGEVGNAEQSNINWGKAGRKRWLGVRPTVRGVAMNPVDHPHGGGEGKTSGGRHPVSPWGQKEGRTRSPKKASSKYIVRRRKTNKKR; via the coding sequence ATGGGAATCCGCAAGTACAAGCCGACTACGCCGGGCCGTCGTGGCTCCTCCGTAGCCGACTTCGTCGAGATCACGCGGTCCACGCCGGAGAAGTCGCTGGTTCGCCCCCTGCACAGCAAGGGCGGCCGTAACAACACCGGTCGGATCACCGTTCGCCACCAGGGTGGTGGACACAAGCGCGCCTACCGTGTGATCGACTTCCGTCGTCACGACAAGGACGGCGTGCCGGCCAAGGTCGCTCACATCGAGTACGACCCCAACCGCACCGCGCGCATCGCGCTGCTCCACTACGTGGACGGCGAGAAGCGCTACATCATCGCCCCCAAGGGTCTGACGCAGGGTGACCGCGTCGAGAACGGCCCCGGCGCTGACATCAAGCCCGGCAACAACCTGGCGCTCCGCAACATCCCGGTCGGTACCACGATCCACGCGATCGAGATCCGTCCCGGTGGCGGCGCCAAGTTCGCGCGCTCCGCTGGTGCCTCCGTGCAGCTGCTGGCGAAGGAGGGCACGATGGCCCACCTTCGTATGCCGTCCGGTGAGATCCGTCTCGTCGACGCCCGCTGCCGCGCCACGATCGGCGAGGTCGGCAACGCCGAGCAGTCGAACATCAACTGGGGCAAGGCCGGCCGTAAGCGCTGGCTGGGCGTCCGCCCGACCGTTCGCGGTGTGGCGATGAACCCGGTTGACCACCCGCACGGTGGTGGTGAGGGTAAGACCTCCGGTGGTCGCCACCCGGTCTCCCCGTGGGGTCAGAAGGAGGGTCGTACTCGCTCGCCGAAGAAGGCTTCGAGCAAGTACATCGTCCGCCGCCGCAAGACGAACAAGAAGCGCTAG
- the rplW gene encoding 50S ribosomal protein L23 yields MTEAVVTSKTFSDPRDILVKPVVSEKSYALLDENKYTFIVAPGSNKTQIKQAVEAVFSVKVTGVNTINRQGKRKRTKAGFGKRKDTKRAIVTLAEGNRIDIFGGPTA; encoded by the coding sequence ATGACTGAGGCCGTCGTCACCAGCAAGACCTTCTCGGACCCGCGCGACATTCTCGTCAAGCCGGTTGTCTCGGAGAAGAGCTACGCACTGCTGGACGAGAACAAGTACACGTTCATCGTCGCGCCTGGCTCCAACAAGACCCAGATCAAGCAGGCCGTCGAGGCGGTCTTCTCGGTCAAGGTCACCGGGGTCAACACGATCAACCGCCAGGGCAAGCGCAAGCGCACCAAGGCCGGTTTCGGCAAGCGCAAGGACACCAAGCGCGCCATCGTGACCCTTGCTGAGGGCAACCGTATCGACATCTTCGGCGGTCCGACCGCCTAA
- the rplD gene encoding 50S ribosomal protein L4 yields the protein MSTIDILSPAGDKTGTVELPEEIFGAKVSVPLIHQVVVAQLAAARQGTHKTKRRGEVRGGGKKPYRQKGTGRARQGSTRAPQFAGGGVVHGPQPRDYSQRTPKKMKVAALRGALSDRATHSRIHVVTGVVEGDISTKAAKTLFGKISERKNLLLVVERSDEAAWLSARNLPQVHILEPGQLNTYDVIVSDDVVFTKAALESFVSGPQTDETEGSDA from the coding sequence ATGAGCACCATTGACATCCTTTCGCCGGCAGGCGACAAGACCGGGACCGTCGAGCTCCCCGAGGAGATCTTCGGCGCCAAGGTCAGCGTTCCGCTGATCCACCAGGTCGTCGTCGCGCAGCTGGCCGCGGCCCGTCAGGGCACGCACAAGACCAAGCGCCGTGGCGAAGTCCGTGGTGGTGGCAAGAAGCCTTACCGCCAGAAGGGCACCGGCCGCGCCCGTCAGGGTTCGACCCGCGCCCCGCAGTTCGCCGGCGGTGGTGTCGTCCACGGCCCGCAGCCGCGTGACTACTCGCAGCGGACCCCCAAGAAGATGAAGGTCGCCGCCCTCCGCGGTGCCCTCTCGGACCGGGCCACCCACTCCCGCATCCACGTCGTCACCGGCGTGGTCGAGGGTGACATCTCCACCAAGGCCGCGAAGACGCTGTTCGGCAAGATCTCGGAGCGCAAGAACCTGCTCCTGGTCGTCGAGCGCTCCGACGAGGCCGCGTGGCTGTCCGCTCGTAACCTGCCCCAGGTGCACATCCTGGAGCCGGGCCAGCTCAACACGTACGACGTGATCGTCTCCGACGACGTGGTCTTCACCAAGGCCGCCCTCGAGTCCTTCGTGTCTGGCCCCCAGACCGACGAGACCGAAGGGAGCGACGCCTGA
- the rplC gene encoding 50S ribosomal protein L3 has product MAKNIKGILGEKLGMTQVWDENNRVVPVTVVKAGPNVVTQVRTNDIDGYESVQIAFGEIDPRKVNKPLKGHFAKADVTPRRHLVELRTADASEYTLGQEITAEVFEAGVKVDVTGKSKGKGFAGVMKRHNFRGGKASHGAHRVHRKPGSIGGCATPGRVFKGMRMAGRMGNERVTTQNLTVHAVDAEKGLLLIKGAVPGPNGGLVLVRTAAKGV; this is encoded by the coding sequence ATGGCTAAGAACATCAAGGGCATCCTGGGCGAGAAGCTCGGCATGACGCAGGTCTGGGACGAGAACAACCGGGTTGTCCCGGTCACCGTCGTCAAGGCCGGCCCCAATGTCGTGACCCAGGTCCGCACGAACGACATCGACGGCTACGAGTCGGTCCAGATCGCCTTCGGCGAGATCGACCCTCGCAAGGTGAACAAGCCCCTCAAGGGTCACTTCGCCAAGGCCGACGTCACCCCGCGCCGCCACCTGGTGGAGCTCCGCACCGCTGACGCCTCCGAGTACACGCTCGGCCAGGAGATCACCGCCGAGGTCTTCGAGGCCGGCGTGAAGGTCGACGTCACCGGTAAGAGCAAGGGCAAGGGCTTCGCCGGTGTCATGAAGCGCCACAACTTCCGTGGTGGCAAGGCGTCGCACGGTGCCCACCGCGTGCACCGCAAGCCCGGTTCCATCGGTGGCTGCGCCACCCCGGGCCGTGTCTTCAAGGGCATGCGCATGGCGGGTCGCATGGGCAACGAGCGTGTGACCACCCAGAACCTGACCGTCCACGCCGTTGACGCCGAGAAGGGTCTGCTGCTCATCAAGGGCGCCGTCCCCGGCCCCAACGGTGGCCTCGTCCTGGTCCGCACCGCGGCCAAGGGGGTTTGA
- the rpsJ gene encoding 30S ribosomal protein S10, which translates to MAGQKIRIRLKAYDHEVIDSSAKKIVETVTRTGASVAGPVPLPTEKNVYCVIKSPHKYKDSREHFEMRTHKRLIDILDPTPKTVDSLMRLDLPAGVDIEIKL; encoded by the coding sequence ATGGCGGGACAGAAGATCCGCATCCGGCTCAAGGCCTACGACCACGAGGTCATCGACTCCTCGGCGAAGAAGATCGTCGAGACGGTGACCCGCACTGGTGCGTCGGTCGCAGGCCCGGTGCCGCTGCCCACTGAGAAGAACGTGTACTGCGTCATCAAGTCGCCGCACAAGTACAAGGACTCGCGCGAGCACTTCGAGATGCGCACGCACAAGCGCCTCATCGACATCCTCGACCCCACGCCGAAGACGGTTGACTCGCTCATGCGTCTCGACCTCCCGGCGGGCGTTGACATCGAGATCAAGCTCTGA
- a CDS encoding DUF6596 domain-containing protein — MSGSAEVEGLLRTYAPQVLGALVRRYGTFDLCEDAVQEALIAAAQQWPADGVPDNPRGWLVTVATRRFVDLVRSEAARRRREDAVALATPDAELLAGAADEVPGGDRDDSLSLLFLCCHPELSPPSRIALTLRAVGGLTTAQIAAAFLVPESTMAQRISRAKQTIRAAGGSFALPPGEDRTARLAEVRHVLYLIFNEGYTASGGEELTAPELSTEAIRLARLLHRLLPEDTEAAGLLALMLLTDARRPARTGPHGELVPLAEQDRGRWDGRLVAEGVELISRTLPRGQVGPYQLQAAIAAVHDEAETAGATDWPQILALYELLERTGPNPMVTLNRAVAVAMVEGPAAGLALLDELARDKRLARHHRLLATRAHLLELLGEKGTAAEAYREAARRTTSAPERRHLTERARRLG; from the coding sequence GTGAGCGGCTCCGCCGAGGTCGAGGGCCTGCTGCGCACCTACGCGCCGCAGGTCCTCGGCGCGCTCGTCCGCCGCTACGGCACCTTCGACCTCTGCGAGGACGCCGTCCAGGAGGCCCTGATCGCCGCGGCCCAGCAGTGGCCCGCGGACGGCGTCCCCGACAACCCGCGCGGCTGGCTGGTCACCGTCGCCACCCGCAGGTTCGTCGACCTGGTGCGCAGCGAGGCCGCCCGCAGGCGCCGCGAGGACGCCGTGGCCCTGGCCACCCCGGACGCGGAGCTCCTCGCCGGTGCCGCGGACGAGGTTCCCGGCGGCGACCGGGACGACTCGCTCTCCCTGCTGTTCCTCTGTTGTCACCCGGAGCTGTCCCCGCCCAGCCGGATCGCGCTCACCCTGCGCGCCGTCGGCGGTCTCACCACCGCGCAGATCGCCGCAGCCTTCCTGGTGCCCGAGTCGACGATGGCGCAGCGCATCAGCCGGGCCAAGCAGACGATCAGGGCCGCGGGCGGCTCGTTCGCGCTCCCGCCGGGGGAGGACCGTACGGCCCGGCTCGCCGAGGTCCGGCACGTGCTCTACCTGATCTTCAACGAGGGCTATACGGCGAGCGGCGGCGAGGAGCTGACCGCGCCCGAGCTGTCCACGGAGGCGATCCGGCTCGCGCGGCTGCTCCACCGGTTGCTGCCCGAGGACACCGAGGCGGCGGGTCTGCTCGCCCTGATGCTGCTCACCGACGCCCGCAGACCGGCGCGCACCGGCCCGCACGGCGAACTGGTGCCGCTCGCGGAGCAGGACCGGGGGCGGTGGGACGGCCGGCTCGTCGCGGAGGGCGTCGAGCTGATCAGCCGCACCCTGCCGCGGGGCCAGGTCGGCCCGTACCAGCTGCAGGCGGCGATCGCGGCCGTGCACGACGAGGCGGAGACCGCGGGGGCCACCGACTGGCCGCAGATCCTGGCGCTCTACGAGCTCCTGGAGCGGACCGGGCCGAATCCGATGGTCACCCTCAACCGCGCGGTGGCCGTCGCGATGGTCGAGGGGCCCGCGGCCGGGCTCGCGCTCCTGGACGAACTCGCGCGGGACAAGCGGCTGGCCCGGCACCACCGGCTGCTCGCCACCCGGGCCCATCTGCTGGAGCTTCTCGGCGAGAAGGGGACCGCGGCGGAGGCCTACCGGGAGGCGGCCCGCCGTACGACCAGCGCGCCGGAACGCCGTCATCTCACCGAGCGGGCACGGCGCTTGGGGTGA
- a CDS encoding YciI family protein, with protein sequence MKYVAMIYGNQAKWDAFPAEAWPEAIARQEAFNRKYRESGELIGAYGLADAAAAQLVRREGGAPAVTDGPYLETKEYLASFYLLDCDSQERAQEIAADMPFADTDPVELWPVLHESAADV encoded by the coding sequence GTGAAGTACGTCGCGATGATCTACGGCAACCAGGCCAAGTGGGACGCGTTCCCGGCCGAGGCCTGGCCCGAGGCGATCGCCCGCCAGGAGGCCTTCAACAGGAAGTACCGCGAGAGCGGCGAGCTGATCGGCGCGTACGGACTCGCCGACGCGGCCGCCGCCCAGCTCGTACGGCGAGAGGGCGGCGCCCCCGCGGTCACCGACGGCCCGTACCTGGAGACCAAGGAGTACCTGGCCAGCTTCTACCTGCTCGACTGCGACAGCCAGGAGCGGGCCCAGGAGATCGCCGCGGACATGCCCTTCGCGGACACCGATCCCGTCGAGCTGTGGCCGGTCCTGCACGAGTCCGCGGCGGACGTGTGA
- a CDS encoding PIG-L family deacetylase, whose product MPRGRTVYVTTAPRRRAVLAAALAVTSAVAGCSVPEPRRTAPTADPAPGKPIASARTRRALLLQVAAHPDDDLYFMNPDTQRLLDAGVPLVSVYVTAGEHTGRNRIKGMPETPPDRAAYSSARHQGLRQSYAAALGLPMFTPWRREVLTLPGGRRAEIDTLVHGRNRIELVFLNLPMHTNRRYMALPALWHDRALELRTHLSTGSPVTRSDTYDYDRLVGVLVGLLGRYRPTVVHTLDPDPDIQLSDEATRKRDSEQPGYSDHGDHTAVASFTWAALSRWVSDAVRDGEPIPAFTTTAFRGYYNRHWPKNLPPQVLEAKAARLVPYGGDPSWECGNPSGCGDYGVGGERPLTNRKGWVRSTHHRWPTAGPALAEQPDGRLAAYGVLGLRAVRWRETAPGVWGEPTDLGGGPLAPALGSAVLGDGRVLLFGVRFSAIDGHGGRNRRELVLLEQRSPGGPFLAWRGLGSPERTDDRGRRVGAPVAVAAPDGRVHLFVRNADRNVSTRVRAADGSWSPWRTLPGAAEVQDGLAVSLDARGRVHLHAAGRESVRHWVDGVAQPEQLPLSGSTVASAGGDLYYRRPAAGELLGPGGDAGLDGYGGVVAARSAALGTVLLGTDPDGRVRVRSGDRVRTRTTGVPAVSAALHLRADGATVVGLGADGHPWSWRP is encoded by the coding sequence ATGCCCAGGGGACGGACCGTGTACGTGACCACAGCACCCCGCCGACGGGCGGTTCTCGCCGCGGCCCTCGCCGTCACCTCGGCCGTCGCCGGGTGTTCCGTGCCGGAGCCGCGCAGGACCGCGCCGACCGCCGACCCCGCGCCCGGCAAGCCGATCGCCTCCGCGCGGACCCGGCGGGCGCTGCTCCTCCAGGTCGCCGCGCACCCGGACGACGACCTGTACTTCATGAACCCCGACACCCAGCGCCTCCTCGACGCCGGGGTCCCGCTCGTCTCCGTGTACGTGACCGCCGGCGAGCACACCGGCCGGAACCGGATCAAGGGGATGCCGGAGACTCCCCCGGACCGCGCCGCCTACTCCTCGGCGCGCCACCAGGGCCTGCGCCAGTCGTACGCGGCGGCGCTCGGCCTGCCGATGTTCACGCCCTGGCGGCGCGAGGTGCTCACGCTCCCCGGTGGCCGGCGGGCGGAGATCGACACCCTCGTCCACGGCAGGAACCGGATCGAGCTGGTCTTCCTCAATCTGCCGATGCACACCAACCGGCGCTACATGGCCCTGCCGGCCCTCTGGCACGACCGTGCCCTGGAGCTGCGGACCCATCTGTCGACCGGTTCGCCCGTGACCCGCTCGGACACCTACGACTACGACCGACTGGTCGGCGTCCTCGTCGGACTGCTCGGCCGCTACCGGCCCACCGTCGTGCACACCCTGGACCCCGACCCGGACATCCAGCTCAGCGACGAGGCCACCCGCAAGCGTGACTCGGAGCAGCCCGGCTACTCGGACCACGGCGACCACACGGCCGTCGCGTCCTTCACCTGGGCCGCGCTGAGCCGCTGGGTCTCGGACGCGGTCCGGGACGGCGAACCGATACCGGCGTTCACGACCACGGCCTTCCGCGGCTACTACAACCGGCACTGGCCCAAGAACCTCCCGCCCCAGGTGCTCGAGGCGAAGGCCGCCCGCCTCGTCCCGTACGGCGGCGACCCCTCCTGGGAGTGCGGCAACCCCTCGGGCTGCGGCGACTACGGCGTCGGCGGCGAACGGCCGCTCACCAACCGCAAGGGCTGGGTCCGCTCCACCCACCACCGCTGGCCCACCGCCGGCCCCGCGCTCGCCGAGCAGCCGGACGGCCGCCTCGCCGCGTACGGGGTGCTGGGTCTGCGCGCGGTCCGCTGGCGGGAGACGGCTCCCGGGGTCTGGGGCGAGCCGACGGATCTCGGCGGCGGCCCGCTCGCTCCCGCGCTCGGCTCGGCGGTGCTCGGCGACGGCCGGGTGCTGCTCTTCGGGGTGCGGTTCTCCGCGATCGACGGCCACGGCGGACGGAACCGGCGCGAGCTGGTGCTCCTGGAGCAGCGCTCCCCCGGCGGCCCGTTCCTCGCCTGGCGCGGACTCGGGAGTCCGGAGCGCACGGACGACCGGGGGCGCCGGGTCGGTGCGCCGGTGGCCGTCGCGGCCCCCGACGGCCGGGTCCATCTCTTCGTACGGAACGCGGACAGGAACGTCTCGACCCGGGTGCGGGCGGCGGACGGCTCCTGGAGCCCGTGGCGGACGCTCCCCGGGGCGGCGGAGGTCCAGGACGGACTCGCCGTGTCCCTCGACGCGAGGGGCCGGGTGCACCTCCACGCGGCGGGACGGGAGTCCGTACGGCACTGGGTGGACGGGGTCGCGCAGCCGGAGCAGCTGCCGCTCTCCGGGTCCACGGTGGCGTCGGCCGGCGGCGACCTCTACTACCGGCGCCCGGCGGCCGGGGAGCTCCTCGGGCCCGGGGGCGACGCGGGTCTGGACGGGTACGGGGGTGTGGTCGCCGCGCGGTCCGCGGCGCTGGGGACCGTGCTCCTGGGCACGGATCCGGACGGCCGGGTGCGGGTGCGGTCCGGGGACCGGGTGCGGACCCGTACGACGGGGGTGCCGGCGGTGTCGGCGGCCCTGCACCTGCGCGCGGACGGGGCGACCGTGGTGGGCCTCGGCGCGGACGGGCACCCCTGGAGCTGGCGGCCGTAA